TTTATTTACCGCAGCGATGTTTTCCTCAAAGCTgcgccccgccgcctccagctccggcgACCTGCCCGTGGACGCGCTGTgcgaggtcctcctcctcctcccggccaAGGAGCTCTGCCGCCTCCGCGCCGTCTGCCCCGCCTGGCGCGCCCTCACCTCCGACCCGCTCTTCGTCGCGGCGCACAAGTCCCGCCACCGTACTGCGCTCCCGCTCCTCGCCATGGGCTACTGCGACGGCAGTGGGGTCAATGGCGTTGCGATTTCGGATCTGTCGGGCAACGTCGTGAGGAGGATTCCAAGCACCGGGTATGAGGTTGTTAGGGTGAACACTGCGTCGGGTGATGCCATTGGCCGGTTCACAAGCAAGGACGATAGCATCTGTGTTGTGCGCACGCGGCTAGACCTCGTCTGTTTCAACTGGAATTTCTTTTCTGGGTCCTTCTGGGTGTTGAACCCAGCCACTGGAGCTACCATCGACTTGCCATTGGGCTTCTCTGAGGAAATTGCGCATGAGCTAGAGGTGAACCCAATAAAGGAATATAGCTGCAGGCGTGAGTTGTTTGCTTTTGGGCAGGTCTCCTCTAGCAAGGAGTACAAGGCGCTCCGCATCTCTAGAGTTGATGACCGGAAGGTATGTGAGGTTATCACCTTTGATGACACCAACCATGGAAGCTGGAGGAGAAAGCAGGACCCTCGGTCCCATATCTGTACCAGTCACAGGATGAGAAGTGTGGTCGTCGATGGGGTGGTGTACTTCCTGATGGAATTTTGCTACTCTAATTATGAAACTGGAGTTATTACCATTGAACCTGGTAGCGTAGCTTCCTTCAACCTCGACACAGAGGAGTGGACGGGTGTTCTACGTGGTCCAGAACAGCTGGAGAGGTTTTTGCAAGAGAACAGGGGATACACTTACTCAGGACTTGAACGCGAGTTATCATTGGCTGAGTTGAACGGCTGCTTAGTTGTGGTTCATAATATTTATGACATATCTATGGACTTGtggtttttgacagattttgaGAAAGGTCTTTGGGTCAAGAAATACAGCTTGCCTTCACATGTTGCTAGGCTTTTTTGGTATCCTTTTCTCATGTTGGATGATGGGAGAATTTTCTTCAGTGGGATGGATTGTCTGGAAGGTATATTAAGTGGTGGAGAGCAAGGAGAGGGATTTCTGCAATGTTATGATCCAAGGAATGGCACATGTACTGATGAAGTAAAACTGAGAGATCCCCGGTCAATCGGCATTTACACAGGAAGCCTGCTGAGTTTATAGAGTAGCTGTCGCTAATGAGGTGAATAATTCATCGTACTGGCCGTTTACCTTATGTTGTAATGTGAACAATTAGTGAGACAGTGGACTGATGCATGCAGTGATGAAAAAGTACTTTTGTGCCTTTCAATTAAAGTATATTATCATAATCTTTGATAACATTTTGCATGAGAAGATTTGCAGTTTTTGGTTCGTTCCATTTTGTATGGCAATTTCAGGAGTTTGGTCAATAAGTTGCTACTATATGCTATAGTCAGTTCGTAATAAACAAGCTTTGGGATGTGGTCTTTCCAAATATAATACACTGCTCCTAGTGCAACATATGAGTACATGAATGCATAATTTGTTCCTTTCTTCAAACAGATAAGGATTTGCTAGGTAAACAGTAACATGTTCCATGAAAGTGATCTTCAGATAAGGATTTGCTACTATGAAGCCAACTCTGAAGATCAATGCTTATTGTACAAAGAGTTTGCTTACTGTACTCTGTTTTGCTTTTTGGCGCTGGGAGCTAGTTGGATTCTTGGATTTTGCTGATTTTGGTCTTGTGACTGGTCTTTTGAGTGTGTTTGGTCTTCCAGTTTTATATATGCTTGCATCTGCATTTATGTGGATGCCTTTTAGAACATGGTCTCTGTCTTTTTCTGGATGAACTCGGAAACATATATTCAGTAACGAAGAAACGTGGTAAATTCTTAGAACAAGTCAGTTGTTTTTGGtatactagtactcccttcgtccgaaattacttgtcgctcaaatggatgtatctagatatatttcaGTGCTCGATACTTCCATTTGAGCGACATGTAATTCCGGACCGAGGTAGTATAATTCTTTCGGTGAACAAATAAAATTGTTGACTCTAATGAAGCTTTTAGTACCTAAAATCATCAATCGACTTCTAAAATACTTGCTTTAGAACAAGTATCTGCGCTTATGTGGATGGCTCGTAGCTCTATCTTATATCTTTCGGATGAAACTCGGAACATATATTTAGTACTGAAGAAACTTGGAAAATTTTAAGAGCCAGTTTGCTTTTGGTTAACGCAGTTTAGTCCAGTTTGCTGATGTGCTTCATCGATTGACTTCTAAAACGCTTGATTTATCTTGCATCCATGGGCGGTGCGAGGCCCCAGGGCCTCTGCCTGGGGTGTGACTGCTCACTCATTCGGTGTGtgtagccattgttcatcattgtAGATATTCTTACTGCTTGCATCTGCAATGCATACTCCATCAAAATAAAACTTTGGCCGAATTGGTGGCCTCCCGCTGAATGGAGGCCGAAAATCCTTGCATCTTATTGGGACGCATGTAGGTTATAGTCCATTGATGCCAATAAATGTATAATGATTGGTACAAGGTCAAGGGCATCTATAAAGGTAAATGACGATGAACAGGTATGATAATCGATGGTTTTCGTGAAGCTCATTAGTTATTTCAGCTTCCCAGTCATGCTACCCATTTCTTTGTTTTCCATTCCCCAATCAGACAATAGTTGTTGACCTCGTATGTATAGGCTTGACATAGTTGTCAGACCCATGATTCTGAATTAGATCGGAGTTTTGATCGTATGATCTCAAACGATAGAATCTTAACTATCAGAATTGTTACAACGTAGATTCTACTAACCAAAATCATAGAATCATCAATAGTGGTTACTTTGGATCGTAAAGTTGTAAAATCGTACaatagaatcgcgattctgacaacctttgGCTTGAGGCTGATCCAAATCGCTTGATGAATGCAGAATCGCCACGTGTATGATATTTTGATCTTCTGATAACAACATCAATGCTACCTTGGAACTCATCTAATGTCTTCATATCCATTGTACCCTTTGGAGTGGATTTATATCTTAACATGTTGATCCAAAACCTtcgatttttttttttttgcagtgaACTATAATATTTTTGTGGCATTTTGTCAAGGAAACACATAGCAGGATTAGACAAAAAATACAAAAAGTAGAGAAACAGTGACCCAATATAGATTCCCTGCCATTAAAACGAAAATGAAAGCAACAACATTGCGCCATCATCTTGACCTGTAGCATAGAACAGAGGAGAGGAGATGAGGGCGTCGACAAACCGACACCGCACAATGCCATGGATCTAGCGTGGTGTTGGCATAGGAGCTACCACGGCTCCAGATTCCTCCTTCCACCTCGTTGCCCTCGACAGAGACTCGGGGGAGGAGAACAGGGCCAGATAAAAGCAACGGATATGGATCCAAGCGTTTCTTTATTACCAAGGGAGAAATAAAGAAAGAGTAGACCTAGCACTACACACGAACGTGCCCCTTCCACCCCACTCTTGCGGACATCATCGAAGGAGGAGAGGGGAAGGAGGGAGCCCGAAATTCACCGCATAGGACCGACCTCACTCAGAGTCGGTCTATGGGAAGAGAGGGGGAGTGGGGAGGAGAGAGAAGCATCTAACTGAGCTATTGCGGTATATATATACGACTCAGTTGCTTACAAAGCTCCATGATGTGTGCCAACCCCCCAAGAGAGTGTAGGGGTGGTTTTTCTCGGGTTCTTTTTTCACATGCATGGTTTCCATGCGGTTTTACATGCAAACCGTGGTTCACCCGATTTAGTGTTTTCTTCCACTTTTcacttttttatttctattttttctttattttgaaTTTCATTTTCCCTTTTAATATTTTATTCTTATATTTTTATTACCTTTTGTTCTTATATTTTTCAGtattaaaaatgttcatcgtatttAAACAATACTTCTCATGTACAAAAAAAGTTCATAGTTTATTAAAAAAGTGTTATCATGTTCAccatgaatttttaaaaatatttatcatgtgttttaaaaaatattcaatgtGTATTCCAAAAAGTTCAAAGGGTATTTAAAAAATTTCCTTATTTATTTAAATGGTTGTTATGTATTTAAAAATGACCATTGTGTGTTAAAaatatattcatcatatatttaaaaaatattaatcgtGTATTTCAATTTTTTCCATAGGGTATTTAAAAATGTCTGTCAGGTATTTATAAGATGTTTTTGGTGTATTTTAAAAATGGTCATCGTGTATTTTACAAAAAGCTATAGCTATACAAACACTCTTTAATttacatgaacatttttgaaaaatgtaCCAAACTACATGaacaatttgaaaattatatcGACAGGTATTAAAAAATTCATGACTGCCATACGTGAACACTGAATGAAAATACTTACCCGATAGacagtactccctctataaactaatataagagcatttagattactaaagtagtgatctaaacgctcttatattagtttacggagggagtactttatagaACAGAGAAGAAATGAAAAGAGTAAACCTTCTTTTCAGTGTGCTTAAAAAAAATCCTTCTCTTCAGTAgggttcaaaaaaaaaagaaaccctTCTCTTTAGTAGTGCCAATTCCCCAATGCCGCTGGGCTGTAGGTGAGTCCGTGCTCCCGTCCCAATTCCCCAAACCCTCGACCACTGCGGTGGCCACTGACCGCCGGAGCCGGCCGCTTTTCCCTCCGCCCTCCGCCCGGCCGCTCACCGCCGGCCCTCACGGTAAGGCGAAATCCTCCTCGGCACAACCTTATCCGAATCCACCGTCGATTTGGCGCCCTCGCTTGTTCACCCACGGCATCTCTACTTACCACAGCCGACGGCGATGCCGTCTTCGAAGCCGCGCCCGGACGCCTCCAGCTCCGCCGACCTGCCCGCGGACGCGCTGTACGAGGTCCTCCTTCGCATCCCCGCCAAGGACCTCTGCCGCCTCCGCGCCGTCTGCCCAGCCTGGCGCGCCCTCACCCACGACCCGCTCTTCGTCGCCGCGCACAGGTCCCGCCACACGACCCCGCTCCTCGCCGTGGCCTACCAGGAGGACGGTAACCATAATGGTGTTGTGATTTCGGATCTGTCGGGCAACGTGGTGAAGCGGATTCCAAACACCGATTACGAAGTTGTTCTGATGAAGGTGATGAATCATGCCGCTGGCCGGATCTACGATAGCATCCGTGTTGTGCGCACGCGGCTAGACCGCATCTGCTTCAACTGGGTTGTCCGCTCTCGGGCCTTCTCGGTGCTGAACCCGGCCACCGGAGCTACTATCTCCTTCCCGGTGGGCTTATCGGAGGAATTGGAGCATGAACTAGAGGGAATGATATGGCGCTGCCGAATCGAGTCCTGTGCTTTTGGGCATGTCTCCTCTACCGGAGGGTACAAGGCGCTCCGTGTCTCTAgcattgatgaccgacaggtaagtgagGTTATCACCTTTGATGACACCAACCATGGATGCTGGAGGAGAAAGCAGGACCCTCCGTCCAGTATCTGTACAGGTCGCAAGGTGAGATGCGTGGTCGTCGATGTGGTGGTCTACTTCTTGATGGATTATAACTCCACATACAATGAGTCCGGTGTTATGACTATTGAGCCTGGTAGCATGGCTTCTTTCAACCTCGAGACGGAGGAGTGGGGTGTTCTACCTGGTCCAGAACAGGTCCAGAGGTTTGTGCAAGAGAACAATGCTTACAATTACTCAGAACTTGAGTTCCGGTTATCATTGGCTGAGTTGGACGGCTGCTTAGTTGTGGTTCATAATATTCATTACAAATCTATGGACTTGtggtttttgacagattttgaGAAAGGTACCTGGGTTAAGAGATACAGCATGCCTTCACATGTTGCTAGGCCTTATAGGTATCCTTTTCTGATGTTAGATGGTGGGGGAATTTTCTTCAGTGGTTCGAATGGTCGACAAGGTTTATTTAGTGTTGGAGAGCAAGGAGAGGAATTTGTGCGAAGTTATGATTCAAGAAGTGACACTTACTCTGATGTGCTAAAACTGAAAGATTCCAGATCCATTAGCATTTGCACAGGAAGCCTGCTGAGTTTGTAGAGTAGCTGCCACTGATGAGGCGAATAATGCATCGTACTGGCTGTTCACCTTATGTTCTAAATGCGAACAGTTAGTGAGACAATGTTCTGATGCATGCATCGATGAAAACACAAGTGTGCCTTCAGAGTATATTATGTTCCATCTCTGATACATTTTGCATGAGAAGATTTGCAGTTTTTTGTTCGTTCCATTTATATGGCATTTTCTGGAGTTTGGTCAATGAGTTGGTATATTGATATGGTCAGTTTGTAATAAAACAAGCTTTTGGATGTGGTGTTTCAAAATATAATACGCTGCTCCTAGTGCAACATATGAGTACAGGAATGCACTCATGTCAATAATAATGCACAGTACCTTGTTCCTTAAAGGTGATCTTACCCTTTGGTGCTTGTGTCACATTTATGTTGTCCTTGAATGTTCAATGCTACCTGGTGTGCATTGGTGTCACTGAGTCACATCTTCTGTTTCACTGTTATCCTTCGATCTCTTGGCTCCTTTCTTTTGTCACCATTCTTTTACTGATTTTTGTGCTTGTAGTTCATCTTCTGCTCCGGTTTTGAAGGGACACAAAATTAATGGagtcatgattaatctgtttgctGATCTATGGGTGACTCATATCGAGTGAATATTCAACAAGAAGTCCCATAATCACTGGCTGTGGTAATTTACAAGCTCTCCTCTCCGCTGCTTCCATGTAAAATGAAATGATGGCAAGGAGCTTTTCTGCGATGAAGAGAGAACTCAGAACCCAACTCTGTAGGGCAAGGCTTGCTGTACAAAGAGCGTGATTACCGCACGGAGAGTATTTTCTGTCTTTTGTGTCTGGTGCTAGTTGGATAATTGGATTTTATAGATTTTGGTCTTGTAACTGTAGGATTCTCTCCCATTTTTAGATCTGTACTGAACTATGTGGATGCTCTTTAGAACACGTTCTTTGTTTTATTTTGGTACTGCAGAAACTCGGATAATTTATAAGAACCAGATGGTTTCTTTTGGTATACTAGTAACCATGCACGTGCAAGGCACTTCTCACATAAAATTTATCTTTAACATCCAATGGAATTAATGCCTACTATAACTCTCTTCCTGAACGAATAAGATAAGCTGACTCTAATCTGGCTTTTGCCTGTTGGTACCTAAAATCACCAATCAATTTCTACAAAACTTGCTCTATCTTGCATCTTCAAATTTATAATTTATCTGGTCGAACTGGTTGGCCTCTTGGTGAATGGAAGCTGGAAATCCTTGCATCTTATTGTGTGCGACGGAGTAGGTTGTAGTCAAAAAAAATTTGGCCACTaataggcgccggcgcgccggcccaatTTTGGGCCGGTCAGCCCGCAGCCGTACGATTTCTTTTGATTCTAACAGTTCGATGCACTCTGTCTTTGTCAAAACACACGCGTACGAAAAGATTTCCTTCATCGCGTCGCTCTCTTCCGTCTGGCCGGCCGCACATGCTATCTGGTTGCTACCCTCGCGGCCGTCCTCGTCGCCCTCGTTGGCCTTCAACCTCGCCGGCCGTCCTCATCACCGGTTGTAGCATCAAATGGCGCTCCGGCGTCGCTCGCAGCCAATAGCGGTTGTAGCAAAAAGCTATGTCGATTCCAGCAAAACAAAACATGGTGGAAGCAAAAAATTGGTCATCTATTCTGGCAAAAAACACAACACGGTGGAAGCAACTAAGATGAgacaccggttccagcaaaaacccAACACGGTGGAAGCAAAATGAGACGCCGGATCCAACAAAATAAAGACGGTGATAGCAAAACTTGGTCTGGTTCCAGCAAAATCTGAAGACGGTAATAGCAAAAATTGGGGATGATTGCAACAAAAATACAAACTGGTTCCAGCTGTGCTCGTTGCAATTGCAGCATCGCCATCGGCCGTGGTCACCACGACGGATCGTGGTCACCACCACCATGGGATGGCTCCCGCTGGTAGCAGCTTCGCCATGGATGGTTGCAGCTAGTCGTACAGAGGTCGCAACCATCCCATGGCGTCGCCGTGGCTCAGGTGCAAAACGGATGCAGCTCCGTGCACCACCGGGTTGCAGCACATCGCGGCACACCGTCGTCGTCGTAGCAAAAACGGTTGGCTGGCTGCAGCTTTTGTGTTGCCGGTTGCAGCTCATCGCGGCAGCACTGTCGGCGCCGTAGCAAAACAGTTTGCCGGTTGCAGCTTTTTATTTTGCCGGTTCCAGCTGCTGGCGCAACCAATAGCAGCACCGGAGCTCGCCGGTTCCAGCGGACGATGGGTGGACTGCAGCGGTGGTCCTAAGGGGCAGCGACGGCGTGGGCTCGCAGCATCACTGGTGTGCCCGACCTTGCCTTGGGTACTGATGGAAGAAGGGaggccagaggtagaagaagaaatTGGGGACGAAGAGATACACAGGGTAAAGCCAGATGTGGACGAGAGAGGATAAGAGACGTGTGGATGTGGTTCTTCTGGAGAAAAGGAGAAGCGGTGCGCTTGGGGGCCCACAACTACATTGCGTGTGGTGTGTGACCGGCTGTTGTTTCGGCCGGTGCGCCGTCTCCGAACGTTTTCCAAAAAATTTTGCGGGGCTGTAGGTTGTAGTCAATTGAGGGCATGcacaatggtggcatatggatacagaTGCCCCGTGACAAAAAGTAGTTTGAGGCACCTACATTTATTTTTTCTCCCCAATGCAACCTACCACTAGTGGGCCTcattaagaaatagaaaataaagactttaatacacatgcatctctacttttcactccaaccttttcagcttttgaccccggaccacactttttctctCCAAGCACCTGCCTCTTGAAGAGGATTCCGCTTCCCTATCCGAACCATTTTACGTTATATCCGATCCTACGTGGCATGCGAGGCATCACCCTggggctatgcattgtacatgccctgatGCCACTCAAATGTATAGTGCTTGGTAGAAGGTCAAAGGGTATCTATGAAAGGTGCAGGTGAATGACGATTAACATATATTAGGATAATCGACGGCTTACCCGCAGTTCATTAGTTACCTCAACTTCCCAATCATGCCTTCCATTCCACAGTCAAGCAAAGGTTGTTGACCTGGTATCTATAGGCTTGAGGCTGATCCAAATTGCACGCATTTGATCTTGTGACAACAACATCAGTGCTTACCTCGAAAGTCATCTAATGTCTTCATGTTCATTATATTTTGCATCGTACTTGTTGGTCTGGATGTATAGAAGTAAAAACATTAATAGCTTAATCCTGGAATCTTAACACGTCGATCCAAAACCCTCGGAAAGCTCCTTGCAATGAACtaatatttttttgacattttctcAAGGAAAAGATAGCAAGGTTGGgcaaaaatatattaaaaaaagtTAAGAAACGGTGAACATATACCTGCAGGTGAAAAGAAAAAAGATGGAATAAAAAATAAATATGTAGTAAAAATAttcattgtttatttaaaaatgttcatcgggTATTTTAAAGCTGGTCATCAtgtatttttaaaaaaatcattaactattttaaaaaatgttcgtcgtGTATTTTTTAAAAATCATCCGTTATTTAGACAATGTTTGCTCCGTGTATTTAtaaaatattcatcatgtattgtttaaaaaatatgtgaacatttttaaaaatgaaCTATTTCTTCAACTTCACGAACATTTTGAAGTACGTGGAcacttattaaaaataaaaaattataattTGTGAATACTGGTTAAAAATACATACCCAATAATTCACGAACACTGATTAAAAGTATAATTTATGGGGCGTGCGTCCGTCATCTCTGTGGCCGTTGGATCAGATTTTAGTGAGATGGCCAGAAACAACGTATTACCTAGACTAGTTTTTACAATTGAGTGGTTGTTGGGATTTCTCCCACCGCAACAACTGAAGCGTTGCGGGATCTGAATCTGGATCTCTTCGAGAGCAGCCACCACCCGTGCTCCTTCAAAGCACCCCCAATGCGTCACCATTGACGCCGGCAAGCACCCCCGTCGCGCCACCACCAAGTACCCTCGTTGTTTCAATCCTGACGCCCGCGAGCACGCGCTCCGCCGTCGTGGTTGtcggccgcctccaccaccatccaccctctctcctcctccctcttctcACCTTCATCCAGACGAGGCGCtggcagccgcgccgccgccgagcacccctgttgcgccaccgctgacgccggcgagcacgcgctccGCCGTCGCGGTCATCGGCCGCCTCCACCATCACCcaccctctctcctcctccctcttctcGATCGATGGCGCCCGCTCCTGCTGCTACCAggtgatgaagaagacgacctccGCTCGACACCGACAACACAAGGCGTCGTCCACTTCAAGGCTTCGTCGACTTCTGCAACATCATCGTTGTTGCAAAAAAAATCGCCCcaagacctctgttgcaaaaaaaatAAATTCACAACACAACC
This window of the Triticum aestivum cultivar Chinese Spring chromosome 5D, IWGSC CS RefSeq v2.1, whole genome shotgun sequence genome carries:
- the LOC123122357 gene encoding F-box/kelch-repeat protein At3g23880, yielding MFSSKLRPAASSSGDLPVDALCEVLLLLPAKELCRLRAVCPAWRALTSDPLFVAAHKSRHRTALPLLAMGYCDGSGVNGVAISDLSGNVVRRIPSTGYEVVRVNTASGDAIGRFTSKDDSICVVRTRLDLVCFNWNFFSGSFWVLNPATGATIDLPLGFSEEIAHELEVNPIKEYSCRRELFAFGQVSSSKEYKALRISRVDDRKVCEVITFDDTNHGSWRRKQDPRSHICTSHRMRSVVVDGVVYFLMEFCYSNYETGVITIEPGSVASFNLDTEEWTGVLRGPEQLERFLQENRGYTYSGLERELSLAELNGCLVVVHNIYDISMDLWFLTDFEKGLWVKKYSLPSHVARLFWYPFLMLDDGRIFFSGMDCLEGILSGGEQGEGFLQCYDPRNGTCTDEVKLRDPRSIGIYTGSLLSL
- the LOC123122358 gene encoding F-box/kelch-repeat protein At3g23880, translated to MPSSKPRPDASSSADLPADALYEVLLRIPAKDLCRLRAVCPAWRALTHDPLFVAAHRSRHTTPLLAVAYQEDGNHNGVVISDLSGNVVKRIPNTDYEVVLMKVMNHAAGRIYDSIRVVRTRLDRICFNWVVRSRAFSVLNPATGATISFPVGLSEELEHELEGMIWRCRIESCAFGHVSSTGGYKALRVSSIDDRQVSEVITFDDTNHGCWRRKQDPPSSICTGRKVRCVVVDVVVYFLMDYNSTYNESGVMTIEPGSMASFNLETEEWGVLPGPEQVQRFVQENNAYNYSELEFRLSLAELDGCLVVVHNIHYKSMDLWFLTDFEKGTWVKRYSMPSHVARPYRYPFLMLDGGGIFFSGSNGRQGLFSVGEQGEEFVRSYDSRSDTYSDVLKLKDSRSISICTGSLLSL